A single genomic interval of Dysidea avara chromosome 6, odDysAvar1.4, whole genome shotgun sequence harbors:
- the LOC136258594 gene encoding uncharacterized protein: MLVELRNDSFAVLSQTITAWVNRSKSGKSSHLLSKETLSTKVFIVGMYNRGENHWILIAINMEEKKFYYIDPLGPSRAIRGAYTGLKRFFAMRYNCVGQDNVSLDKFELIQLKKGVQKPGDSFNCGVLSLKIAEQLLNFNRIDEDAILQMNMKKARIDIGTALLTNSIDMTERCIMCGRSEESFQHEDYTDRWIQCGNCNAWVHVICSGVTVDDPSAPSYEFNCIDCVKQCKDFTH; encoded by the exons ATGCTAGTTGAATTGAGGAATGACAGTTTTGCTGTCTTGTCACAAACCATCACTGCCTGGGTTAATCGCTCAAAATCTGGGAAATCATCGCACCTTTTAAGCAAG GAGACGCTAAGCACCAAAGTGTTTATTGTTGGAATGTACAATCGTGGAGAAAACCACTGGATATTGATT GCAATCAACATGGAAGAAAAAAAGTTTTACTACATCGATCCTCTTGGACCATCGCGAGCCATACGTGGAGCATACACAGGTTTGAA AAGGTTCTTTGCTATGAGATATAACTGCGTTGGTCAAGACAACGTCTCATTGGACAAGTTTGAGCTCATTCAGCTCAAGAAAGGTGTGCAAAAGCCAGGAGACAGCTTCAACTGTGGTGTTTTGAGTTTAAAG ATTGCTGAACAATTGTTAAATTTTAACCGTATCGACGAAGACGCcattttgcaaatgaatatgAAGAAAGCCAGAATAGATATAGGCACAGCACTCCTCACCAATTCAA TTGACATGACTGAGCGCTGCATCATGTGTGGACGATCTGAAGAAAGTTTTCAGCATGAAGATTATACTGATCGCTGG ATCCAGTGTGGTAACTGTAATGCGTGGGTGCATGTAATCTGCTCAGGAGTAACTGTGGATGACCCTTCAGCACCCTCTTATGAATTTAACTGTATTGATTGTGTCAAACAATGTAAAGACTTTACACATTAG